Proteins encoded within one genomic window of Nitrospina gracilis 3/211:
- a CDS encoding nucleotidyltransferase family protein produces the protein MIPGDPSCTDVLILCGGRGTRLQSVAADKPKPMVEVDNRPFLDLLIDHAATFGFRRFVLLAGHHAEAIASHYETPRDGLAIEVSVEPQAMGTGGAVRHAQPLIQSDPFLVLNGDSFCRVDLTALLHYHFQLEDALAIIALAPKKEAADYGGVTVDEAGRILRFDEKNPEAASGLVNAGLYVFNCGVLDRIPAGRTISLETEVFPALAGQGLYGFTTDSELYDIGTPERLDRARRELKI, from the coding sequence ATGATACCCGGCGACCCCAGCTGTACCGATGTGCTCATCCTGTGTGGCGGACGCGGCACGCGCCTGCAATCCGTCGCGGCGGACAAACCCAAACCGATGGTGGAGGTGGACAACCGCCCCTTCCTCGATCTGCTGATCGATCACGCCGCCACATTCGGGTTCCGCCGTTTTGTTCTGCTGGCAGGCCATCACGCGGAGGCCATCGCCTCCCATTACGAAACTCCCCGCGACGGCCTGGCCATCGAGGTGTCCGTGGAACCGCAGGCGATGGGCACCGGCGGCGCCGTGCGCCACGCTCAACCGTTGATCCAAAGCGATCCGTTTCTTGTTCTGAACGGCGACTCCTTCTGCCGGGTGGATTTAACAGCGTTGCTCCATTATCATTTTCAACTCGAAGATGCGCTGGCCATCATTGCGCTGGCTCCGAAAAAAGAAGCTGCGGATTACGGCGGCGTGACTGTGGATGAAGCCGGACGCATTCTCCGTTTTGACGAAAAAAATCCGGAAGCCGCATCCGGTCTTGTCAACGCGGGCCTTTACGTTTTCAATTGCGGCGTGCTCGACCGCATTCCGGCCGGACGGACCATTTCGCTGGAAACCGAAGTGTTTCCCGCACTCGCCGGACAGGGCCTTTACGGATTCACAACCGACAGCGAGCTGTACGACATCGGCACCCCGGAGCGGCTGGACCGCGCGCGGCGTGAGTTGAAAATTTAA
- a CDS encoding DegT/DnrJ/EryC1/StrS family aminotransferase, with amino-acid sequence MTLDWPLMHNNIPREDLDAVIEFLQDDPILTQSKNVRAFEEEWSRWLGVKYSVFLNSGSSANLVSMSVLKQLKGEGEVIVPTLTWVSDIASVLQCGLTPVFVDIHPKTLCMDEDQVIARLNKNTRAVFMTYAQGFNGLSDKLLAALEEHNVPLIEDVCESHGATFKNQKLGSFGFISNFSFYYAHHMSTIEGGMVCTNDESIYQMCRMFRSHGMVREMTDDAVKQKYIKENPELNPEFVFAFPAYNLRNNEIGAVLGRNQLKRLDANNEKRRHNFELFLNGLDPEKYRTDFDLEGSCNYAFNLVLKHADSAFCEKVMSALREHKVEFRRGSAGGGNQLRQPYLRGIVGHDEYKNFPQVEHIHFYGFYIGNYPDLEADKIRKLCDILNAVE; translated from the coding sequence ATGACCCTCGACTGGCCGTTGATGCACAACAACATCCCGCGCGAAGACCTCGATGCCGTCATCGAGTTTCTGCAGGACGATCCCATCCTCACGCAGTCGAAAAACGTGCGCGCGTTCGAGGAGGAATGGTCGCGCTGGCTCGGCGTGAAATACAGCGTGTTTCTCAACAGCGGCTCGTCGGCCAACCTGGTTTCGATGTCGGTGCTGAAACAACTGAAAGGCGAGGGCGAGGTGATCGTCCCCACGCTCACCTGGGTATCGGACATCGCTTCCGTCCTGCAATGCGGCCTCACGCCGGTGTTTGTGGACATCCATCCGAAAACGCTGTGCATGGACGAAGACCAGGTGATCGCCAGACTCAACAAAAACACGCGCGCCGTGTTCATGACCTACGCACAGGGATTCAACGGCCTCTCGGACAAACTCCTTGCCGCACTGGAAGAACACAACGTGCCGCTCATCGAGGACGTGTGTGAATCGCATGGCGCGACGTTCAAAAATCAAAAATTGGGATCGTTCGGTTTCATATCGAACTTTTCGTTTTATTACGCGCACCACATGAGCACCATCGAAGGCGGCATGGTGTGCACCAACGACGAAAGCATTTACCAGATGTGCCGCATGTTCCGCTCCCACGGCATGGTGCGGGAAATGACCGACGACGCGGTCAAGCAAAAATACATAAAGGAAAACCCGGAACTCAACCCGGAGTTCGTCTTCGCCTTTCCCGCCTATAACCTGCGCAACAACGAAATCGGAGCGGTGCTGGGCCGCAATCAACTGAAACGCCTCGACGCCAACAACGAAAAACGCCGACACAACTTCGAACTGTTCCTGAACGGACTCGATCCCGAGAAATACCGTACCGACTTCGACCTGGAAGGAAGTTGCAATTACGCCTTCAACCTGGTGCTCAAGCACGCCGACTCCGCGTTCTGCGAGAAGGTGATGTCCGCCCTGCGGGAACACAAGGTCGAATTCCGGCGCGGCAGTGCGGGAGGCGGCAACCAGCTGCGCCAGCCGTACCTGCGCGGCATTGTGGGTCACGACGAGTACAAGAATTTCCCGCAGGTCGAGCACATTCATTTTTACGGGTTTTACATCGGCAACTACCCGGACCTGGAAGCAGACAAGATCCGTAAACTCTGTGACATCCTGAACGCCGTCGAATGA
- a CDS encoding GDP-L-fucose synthase family protein, whose amino-acid sequence MKKTSRIYVAGHTGLVGSALIRALRARSFTNLITRTHKALDLTQQGAVERFFKKERPEYVFVAAAKVGGIHANNTYPAEFIQQNLAIQTHVLDMAYKYGVKKLLLLASSCIYPKRCRQPMKEDQLFTGLMEPTNEPYGVAKLAGIKMCEAYNRQYGTQFVPVIPANAYGPNDHFGENGHVLAALVAKFHEAKSKNKKKVTLWGTGKPKREFFFVDDLADACLFLMERYREIGVINFGPGVETSIAQLAKRIQKVVGWKGDIEFDTTRPDGNPRRLLDSSRIRALGWSAKVPLEDGLRITYDWYTRTQVR is encoded by the coding sequence ATGAAAAAGACCTCTCGCATTTATGTGGCCGGGCATACCGGGCTGGTGGGATCGGCCCTCATACGTGCGCTGCGGGCGCGCTCGTTCACCAACCTGATCACACGCACACACAAGGCGCTGGACCTCACTCAACAGGGCGCAGTCGAGCGTTTCTTCAAAAAGGAACGTCCGGAATACGTATTTGTCGCCGCCGCGAAGGTGGGCGGCATACACGCCAACAACACCTATCCCGCCGAGTTCATCCAGCAGAACCTGGCCATCCAGACCCACGTCCTCGACATGGCGTACAAGTACGGTGTGAAAAAACTGCTCCTGCTGGCCAGCTCCTGCATTTATCCCAAACGGTGCAGACAACCGATGAAAGAAGACCAATTGTTTACGGGGCTTATGGAGCCGACCAACGAACCGTACGGCGTGGCGAAGCTCGCCGGCATCAAAATGTGCGAGGCGTACAACCGGCAGTACGGCACGCAGTTCGTGCCCGTCATCCCGGCGAACGCTTACGGACCCAACGACCACTTCGGCGAAAACGGCCATGTGCTGGCGGCGCTGGTCGCGAAATTTCACGAAGCAAAATCAAAAAACAAAAAGAAAGTGACCCTGTGGGGCACGGGCAAACCCAAACGCGAATTTTTCTTCGTGGACGATCTCGCCGACGCCTGCCTGTTTCTGATGGAGCGGTACCGGGAAATTGGCGTCATCAATTTCGGTCCCGGCGTCGAAACCTCCATCGCGCAACTGGCAAAGCGCATTCAAAAGGTGGTGGGATGGAAAGGCGACATCGAATTCGACACCACGCGGCCCGACGGCAATCCGCGCCGCCTGCTGGACTCGTCGCGCATCCGCGCGCTGGGTTGGTCCGCCAAAGTTCCGCTGGAAGATGGACTGCGGATCACCTATGATTGGTACACGCGAACGCAGGTCCGGTGA
- a CDS encoding NUDIX hydrolase: MKSTGTDSPPYKLKKRKLVAENTRFNIYFDHVTSEEDVDVPDYLVVSPKRFVADGFSGVAILPVVEGKIALLKIYRHAIKNWSWEIPRGFIEPGEDLVESVARELFEETGLRCAHENIQPLGSLHPDAGTLSARIQLFAGTECAVEQAYRANEIGHSGMELFDKDAIQAQIHGNEIQDPSTLVAIFRFLHLDDPAKTE, encoded by the coding sequence ATGAAATCCACCGGCACCGACAGTCCGCCCTACAAGCTTAAAAAACGCAAACTGGTCGCCGAGAACACACGGTTCAATATTTATTTCGATCACGTCACCAGTGAAGAAGACGTTGATGTGCCGGATTATCTCGTGGTTTCCCCGAAACGGTTTGTCGCCGATGGATTCAGCGGCGTCGCCATCCTTCCGGTGGTGGAAGGCAAAATCGCCCTGCTCAAGATTTACCGGCACGCCATCAAGAACTGGTCGTGGGAGATCCCGCGCGGGTTCATCGAGCCGGGTGAAGACCTGGTGGAATCGGTAGCGCGCGAGTTGTTCGAAGAAACCGGACTGCGTTGCGCTCATGAAAATATCCAGCCCCTGGGATCGCTTCACCCCGACGCGGGCACATTGTCGGCGCGGATTCAGCTGTTCGCGGGAACGGAATGCGCCGTGGAACAGGCGTACCGGGCCAACGAAATCGGCCACTCCGGCATGGAGCTGTTCGACAAGGATGCGATCCAGGCGCAGATCCACGGCAATGAAATCCAGGACCCGTCCACGCTGGTAGCCATTTTCCGTTTCCTGCACCTGGATGACCCCGCGAAAACCGAATGA